The Benincasa hispida cultivar B227 chromosome 9, ASM972705v1, whole genome shotgun sequence genome has a segment encoding these proteins:
- the LOC120085043 gene encoding WAT1-related protein At4g08300-like produces MGAETGLAMFCGILQKIKPYLAMISLQFGYAGMYIVTMLCLKKGMNHYVLAVYRHVVATIVISPFAIVLERKIRPKMTLPIFARILLLGFLEPVLDQNLYYVGLKLTSATFTSVTINILPAVTFIMALIFRLESVNLKKIRSIAKVAGTLVTIGGAMVMTLYKGPIVEIFHGHGSHAAHSSSSSESADQHWVLGTLMLLGSIVGWSGFFILQSFTLRKYPAELSLTALICVAGTVEGSIVTLIMERDFSVWVIGWDSRLLAAVYTGVICSGLAYYIQGVVIRERGPVFVTSFTPLCMIITAFLGSVVLAEQIHLGSIIGAIFIVMGLYLVVWGKAKDHLNKLTSQKGSADTELPITAEPETTAAERCSSKAPPA; encoded by the exons aTGGGAGCTGAAACAGGGCTTGCAATGTTTTGTGGAATACTTCAAAAAATAAAACCCTACTTGGCTATGATTTCCTTGCAATTTGGGTATGCAGGGATGTATATTGTCACAATGCTTTGTCTTAAGAAGGGCATGAACCATTACGTTCTCGCCGTGTATCGACACGTCGTTGCCACCATTGTTATCTCTCCCTTCGCTATCGTCCTTGAAAG aaaaataagGCCGAAGATGACATTACCGATTTTTGCACGAATATTGCTTCTCGGCTTTCTCGA GCCTGTGTTGGATCAAAATCTATACTATGTGGGTTTAAAACTTACCTCAGCAACATTTACCTCTGTCACCATCAATATTCTCCCTGCAGTAACCTTCATAATGGCTCTCATTTTCag GCTAGAAAgtgtgaacttgaagaagattCGCAGCATTGCGAAGGTGGCAGGAACATTGGTGACGATCGGCGGAGCAATGGTGATGACTCTATACAAAGGACCAATCGTCGAAATCTTCCACGGCCATGGAAGCCACGCCGCCcacagcagcagcagcagcgaGTCCGCCGACCAGCACTGGGTCCTCGGTACCCTCATGCTTCTCGGCAGTATCGTCGGCTGGTCTGGCTTCTTCATCTTGCAA TCGTTCACGCTGAGGAAATACCCGGCGGAGCTGTCGCTGACCGCCCTGATATGCGTGGCCGGCACGGTGGAGGGCTCCATTGTGACCCTTATTATGGAGCGTGACTTTAGCGTGTGGGTCATCGGCTGGGACTCTCGTCTACTTGCCGCTGTTTATACG ggTGTGATATGCTCTGGACTTGCATATTACATACAAGGCGTGGTAATTCGGGAACGTGGTCCAGTTTTTGTTACCTCTTTTACCCCTCTCTGCATGATTATTACCGCCTTCCTTGGCTCCGTTGTTTTGGCTGAGCAAATTCACCTTGGAAG CATAATCGGAGCCATTTTCATAGTGATGGGGCTATACTTAGTGGTGTGGGGCAAAGCCAAGGACCATCTAAACAAATTGACCAGTCAAAAAGGCAGCGCCGACACCGAATTACCGATCACCGCCGAGCCGGAAACCACCGCCGCCGAGCGTTGTTCTTCCAAGGCTCCACCGGCGTGA
- the LOC120086116 gene encoding uncharacterized protein LOC120086116 isoform X1 yields MNTVPKFQSWGNQRAARMISATTALIGRPSSSSPLSLLLKAKTPRRILIPSASFSSSLPSRKLILYSKPGCCLCDGLKEKLQVAFLLAGPDSLHDVDLQVRDITTNPEWEKAYKYEIPVLAKVRSDGSEICNACALIRLGDFLVLHLFLEPWLEFY; encoded by the exons ATGAACACAGTTCCAAAATTCCAATCTTGGGGCAACCAGCGAGCAGCAAGAATGATATCTGCAACTACTGCGTTAATAGGGcgaccttcttcttcttcaccattATCATTACTCCTAAAAGCTAAAACACCTCGTCGGATTTTGATCCCTTCGGCTTCATTTTCCTCATCTCTTCCCTCTCGGAAACTCATTCTGTACTCCAAACCCGGATGCTGTTTGTGCGACGGCCTCAAAGAGAAACTACAAGTCGCCTTTCTGCTCGCCGGCCCCGATTCTCTCCACGACGTCGATTTACAG GTGAGGGATATCACTACTAACCCAGAATGGGAGAAAGCTTACAAGTACGAGATTCCCGTGCTCGCAAAAGTGCGCTCTGATGGCTCCGAG ATATGCAACGCTTGTGCATTGATCCGATTAGGAGATTTTCTCGTCCTCCACTTGTTTTTAGAGCCTTGGCTGGAGTTTTACTGA
- the LOC120086116 gene encoding uncharacterized protein LOC120086116 isoform X2, with protein sequence MNTVPKFQSWGNQRAARMISATTALIGRPSSSSPLSLLLKAKTPRRILIPSASFSSSLPSRKLILYSKPGCCLCDGLKEKLQVAFLLAGPDSLHDVDLQVRDITTNPEWEKAYKYEIPVLAKVRSDGSEEVLPRLSPRLGVEFVQKKLAAALQ encoded by the exons ATGAACACAGTTCCAAAATTCCAATCTTGGGGCAACCAGCGAGCAGCAAGAATGATATCTGCAACTACTGCGTTAATAGGGcgaccttcttcttcttcaccattATCATTACTCCTAAAAGCTAAAACACCTCGTCGGATTTTGATCCCTTCGGCTTCATTTTCCTCATCTCTTCCCTCTCGGAAACTCATTCTGTACTCCAAACCCGGATGCTGTTTGTGCGACGGCCTCAAAGAGAAACTACAAGTCGCCTTTCTGCTCGCCGGCCCCGATTCTCTCCACGACGTCGATTTACAG GTGAGGGATATCACTACTAACCCAGAATGGGAGAAAGCTTACAAGTACGAGATTCCCGTGCTCGCAAAAGTGCGCTCTGATGGCTCCGAG GAAGTACTTCCTCGGCTATCTCCTCGTCTGGGGGTGGAGTTTGTTCAGAAGAAACTGGCAGCTGCCCTACAGTAG